One Sporomusaceae bacterium ACPt DNA window includes the following coding sequences:
- the pccB_3 gene encoding Propionyl-CoA carboxylase beta chain, producing MSTQKRIEDLRKRSEKVMAGGGPKRIEKQHASGKLTARERVEKLLDQGTFVELDRFVTHRCTNFGMEKKECPGEGVVTGYGTIDGRLVYVFAQDFTVEGGSLGEMHAAKIVKVQQLALKMGAPLIGLNDSGGARIQEAVDALSGYGKIFFNNTIASGVIPQISAIMGPCAGGAVYSPALTDFIYMVKNTSQMFITGPQVIKTVTGEEVTSEQLGGAMTHNSVSGVAQFAAENDEDCLAQIRKLISYIPSNNMESAPVVETGDDPLRIDESLNSFMPDNSNQPYDMYEVIAKIVDNGEYYDVQPFFATNIITCFARLDGQTVGIIANQPKVMAGCLDINASDKSSRFIRFCDAFNIPLLNIVDVPGFLPGTNQEYGGIIRHGAKMLYAYSEATVPKITLVTRKAYGGSYLAMCSRDLGADQVIAWPTAEIAVMGPAGAANIIFKGDPDIQQKTAEYVENFANPYQAAVRGFVDMVIEPKETRPVLINALNMLMTKREGRPAKRHGNIPL from the coding sequence TTGTCGACTCAGAAAAGAATTGAAGACTTGCGTAAGCGCTCTGAAAAAGTGATGGCTGGTGGCGGTCCTAAAAGGATCGAAAAGCAGCACGCTTCAGGTAAATTGACTGCTCGTGAGCGTGTCGAGAAGCTGCTTGACCAAGGTACTTTTGTCGAACTTGATCGTTTTGTGACCCACCGTTGCACCAACTTTGGCATGGAGAAGAAAGAGTGTCCAGGCGAAGGCGTAGTAACAGGTTATGGTACAATTGATGGCCGCTTAGTCTATGTATTCGCACAAGACTTCACTGTTGAAGGCGGATCGCTGGGCGAAATGCACGCTGCCAAAATAGTCAAAGTGCAACAGCTCGCCTTGAAAATGGGAGCCCCTTTGATTGGTCTAAACGATTCTGGCGGGGCACGTATTCAAGAAGCTGTTGACGCTTTAAGCGGTTACGGCAAAATATTTTTCAATAACACTATAGCTTCGGGTGTAATTCCCCAGATTTCAGCTATCATGGGCCCATGCGCCGGTGGCGCCGTGTACTCGCCTGCACTTACCGATTTTATTTATATGGTTAAAAACACCAGCCAAATGTTTATAACCGGACCACAGGTTATTAAGACTGTAACCGGTGAGGAAGTTACTTCTGAGCAACTGGGTGGTGCCATGACTCATAATAGCGTATCAGGGGTAGCTCAGTTTGCTGCCGAAAATGACGAGGATTGCCTGGCCCAAATTCGTAAATTAATTAGCTACATTCCAAGCAATAATATGGAATCGGCGCCTGTTGTCGAAACCGGTGATGACCCTCTACGGATTGATGAGTCGCTCAACAGCTTTATGCCAGACAATTCTAATCAGCCTTATGACATGTATGAAGTTATCGCAAAAATTGTTGATAACGGGGAATACTATGATGTACAGCCGTTTTTTGCTACCAATATCATTACCTGCTTTGCCCGTTTAGACGGTCAGACTGTTGGTATAATCGCCAACCAACCGAAAGTCATGGCAGGTTGTCTCGATATTAATGCCTCTGACAAGTCGTCCAGATTCATTCGCTTCTGTGATGCTTTTAATATCCCGCTTCTTAACATTGTTGACGTTCCGGGCTTCCTGCCTGGCACCAACCAGGAATATGGCGGCATTATCCGCCATGGTGCCAAGATGTTATACGCTTACTCTGAAGCTACTGTACCAAAGATTACTCTGGTTACCCGTAAAGCTTATGGGGGATCCTATCTTGCCATGTGTTCCCGTGACCTGGGTGCTGACCAAGTTATTGCTTGGCCGACGGCTGAGATCGCTGTTATGGGTCCTGCCGGCGCTGCTAATATCATTTTCAAAGGGGACCCGGACATTCAGCAAAAAACCGCTGAATATGTGGAGAATTTTGCCAACCCGTATCAAGCCGCCGTTCGTGGCTTCGTGGATATGGTTATTGAACCGAAGGAGACTCGTCCGGTGCTCATTAATGCTTTGAATATGTTAATGACCAAGCGCGAAGGTCGTCCAGCCAAGCGTCATGGCAATATCCCGTTATAA
- the gcdC_2 gene encoding Glutaconyl-CoA decarboxylase subunit gamma, translated as MKKFNITVNGQTYEVEVEEIGGAPSAPKAAPVAAPAAAPAPKAAPAPSPKPAAAPVPAGAQTVSAPMPGKILAVNVKAGDSVKRGDVLLILEAMKMQNEIMAPADGKVSEIRVSAGQTVATGDVMVILG; from the coding sequence GTGAAAAAGTTTAACATCACTGTAAATGGTCAAACCTATGAGGTTGAAGTAGAAGAAATTGGCGGTGCCCCATCGGCTCCCAAGGCTGCTCCTGTAGCTGCCCCGGCAGCGGCTCCTGCTCCTAAAGCTGCTCCGGCACCATCACCTAAGCCCGCGGCAGCTCCCGTACCTGCCGGCGCTCAAACTGTAAGTGCTCCCATGCCTGGCAAAATCCTGGCAGTAAACGTTAAAGCCGGTGATTCGGTTAAACGCGGTGACGTGCTCCTCATTCTTGAAGCCATGAAAATGCAAAATGAGATCATGGCTCCTGCAGATGGAAAAGTCAGTGAAATCCGCGTATCAGCAGGTCAGACAGTTGCTACCGGCGATGTGATGGTAATTCTCGGCTAA
- the cat1 gene encoding Succinyl-CoA:coenzyme A transferase translates to MIDIKDRVRNKSLHAKIVSAEQAAASIKPGMNIGTSGFTPAGYPKAVPLALAERMKQENFKVNLWTGASVGKELDGALAEANGIAKRLPYQTNDAIRKAINSGAIQYTDLHLSHVAQMSRYGFLGGKVDVAIVEACAITEEGHIVPTTSLGNSASFVQSADFVIVEINTTQPLELEGMHDVYVPLDPPNRQPIPLVKADDRIGTPYIPCGPDKIAYIVPCDIKDDVRPLAAIDDDARAMTGHLIDFFKNEIKAGRMPKNLLPLQSGVGSVANAVVAGLANSDFEDLTVYTEVIQDGMFDLIDAGKLTFASGTSLTPSPDGLKRLYANIGEYRKKILLRPQEIANSPEIARRIGVIAMNTAIEFDIFGHVNSTHIIGTKMMNGIGGSGDFARNAYLTFFFSNSIAKKGDISSIVPMCSHFDHTEHDVDVFITERGVADIRGLSPKERARVIINNCAHPDYQPMLMDYLERAEKATGFAHTPHLINEALSWHTRFLETGSMKIK, encoded by the coding sequence ATGATTGACATTAAAGACCGTGTCAGGAACAAGTCTCTGCATGCAAAAATTGTGAGCGCAGAGCAAGCTGCTGCCAGTATTAAACCCGGAATGAATATTGGTACTAGCGGTTTTACGCCTGCAGGTTATCCGAAAGCAGTGCCGCTGGCGTTGGCAGAGAGAATGAAGCAAGAGAATTTCAAAGTAAACCTATGGACAGGTGCTTCGGTAGGTAAGGAGCTTGACGGCGCTTTGGCTGAAGCTAATGGTATTGCCAAAAGATTGCCTTATCAAACCAATGACGCCATCAGGAAAGCTATTAACAGTGGCGCTATTCAATATACCGATCTTCACTTAAGTCATGTTGCGCAAATGTCGCGTTATGGCTTTTTAGGCGGAAAAGTTGATGTAGCTATAGTAGAAGCTTGTGCTATTACCGAAGAAGGCCACATTGTGCCAACTACTTCGCTTGGTAACTCGGCGTCATTTGTTCAGAGCGCTGATTTTGTTATTGTTGAAATAAACACTACCCAACCGCTTGAACTTGAAGGCATGCATGATGTATATGTGCCACTTGACCCGCCTAACCGTCAACCGATACCACTTGTAAAAGCCGATGACCGTATTGGTACACCATATATCCCTTGCGGCCCTGATAAAATAGCTTACATAGTTCCTTGCGACATCAAAGACGACGTTCGTCCGTTGGCGGCAATTGATGACGACGCTAGGGCTATGACCGGCCACCTTATTGATTTCTTTAAAAACGAAATTAAAGCCGGCCGTATGCCGAAAAACTTGTTGCCGCTGCAATCAGGTGTAGGTTCAGTCGCTAATGCTGTTGTAGCCGGCTTGGCCAACTCAGATTTTGAGGATCTTACTGTATATACCGAGGTTATCCAAGATGGTATGTTTGACCTTATCGATGCCGGGAAATTGACCTTTGCTTCAGGTACTTCACTTACTCCGTCGCCCGATGGTTTAAAGCGGCTCTATGCCAATATCGGTGAATACCGCAAAAAAATTCTGCTTCGGCCGCAGGAAATCGCCAATAGTCCGGAAATTGCCCGCCGGATCGGGGTAATTGCCATGAACACCGCAATTGAATTTGATATATTTGGACATGTTAATTCCACTCATATAATAGGTACCAAAATGATGAACGGAATTGGTGGCTCAGGTGACTTTGCCCGCAACGCCTACCTAACCTTCTTCTTCTCTAACTCAATCGCTAAGAAAGGTGATATTTCATCAATCGTGCCGATGTGCTCACATTTTGACCATACTGAACATGATGTTGACGTCTTTATCACTGAACGGGGCGTAGCTGATATCCGTGGTCTGAGCCCTAAAGAGCGGGCCCGGGTCATCATTAATAATTGTGCCCACCCTGATTATCAGCCTATGCTCATGGACTATCTTGAACGTGCTGAAAAAGCTACAGGCTTTGCTCACACTCCGCATCTCATCAATGAAGCTCTATCCTGGCATACTCGCTTCCTGGAAACAGGCAGTATGAAAATAAAGTAG
- the gcdB gene encoding Glutaconyl-CoA decarboxylase subunit beta produces MDAFVVALQAVWADSGFAAFSAGNAIMIAVGIILLYLAFAKGFEPLLLAPIAFGCILANFPKTGFEEDPGLMQVIGYGIKNEVFPPLIFLGVGAMTDFGPLIANPSTLLLGAAAQVGVFVSLMGAMALGFNVKEAAAIGIIGGADGPTAIYLTIKLAPHLLGAIAVAAYSYMSLVPLIQPPIMKALTTQKERETVMDQLRPVSKFEKLAFPVVTTIIISLLLPPIASLMGMLMLGNLFRESGVTDRLSDTAQNALINIVTILLATGTGLTMKAESFLTYQTILIICLGLVAFAGGTVGGVLFGKLMYYFTGGKVNPLIGSAGVSAVPMAARVSQVVGQKANPANFLLMHAMGPNVAGVIGTAVAAGTMLAMLK; encoded by the coding sequence ATGGACGCATTTGTTGTTGCGCTTCAAGCCGTATGGGCAGATAGCGGATTTGCTGCGTTTAGCGCCGGTAATGCTATTATGATTGCCGTTGGCATTATCCTGCTTTACTTGGCGTTTGCCAAAGGCTTTGAACCGTTGCTTCTGGCCCCGATTGCTTTTGGATGTATCCTAGCTAATTTTCCTAAAACCGGTTTCGAAGAAGATCCTGGCTTGATGCAAGTCATTGGTTATGGTATAAAAAACGAGGTTTTCCCGCCGCTAATCTTCCTCGGTGTTGGCGCTATGACTGATTTTGGTCCGTTGATTGCTAACCCTTCTACTCTTCTTTTAGGTGCTGCTGCTCAGGTAGGCGTGTTTGTATCATTAATGGGTGCCATGGCTTTGGGATTTAATGTAAAAGAAGCCGCTGCCATTGGTATCATTGGTGGTGCTGACGGCCCGACAGCCATCTATCTTACAATAAAACTGGCACCGCATTTGCTTGGTGCTATTGCGGTGGCGGCATACTCATACATGTCGCTGGTGCCGCTGATTCAACCTCCGATTATGAAGGCTCTTACTACCCAAAAAGAGCGTGAAACAGTAATGGATCAATTGCGTCCGGTTTCTAAATTTGAGAAACTGGCGTTCCCGGTAGTTACGACTATCATCATTAGTCTGCTGTTACCACCTATTGCTTCTCTCATGGGCATGCTGATGCTTGGTAACCTCTTCCGTGAATCTGGCGTAACCGATCGTCTTTCTGACACAGCTCAAAACGCTCTTATCAATATTGTCACCATCTTGCTGGCTACCGGTACCGGTCTTACTATGAAAGCCGAAAGTTTTTTAACCTATCAGACTATTCTCATTATTTGTTTAGGGTTGGTTGCTTTTGCTGGTGGTACTGTTGGTGGCGTGCTCTTTGGCAAATTAATGTATTACTTTACAGGTGGCAAGGTTAATCCGCTTATCGGTTCAGCCGGCGTATCCGCTGTGCCGATGGCTGCCCGCGTTAGTCAAGTGGTCGGACAAAAAGCAAATCCGGCTAACTTCCTGCTCATGCATGCCATGGGTCCTAACGTAGCAGGGGTAATTGGTACGGCAGTCGCTGCGGGTACCATGCTGGCCATGCTGAAATAA
- the argK_2 gene encoding GTPase ArgK: MNIVEEVLAGSKRALARAITAVENEYDEAVEIMQKLYPHTGKAHVIGITGPPGAGKSTLTDKLAKEYRRQGKTIGIIAVDPTSPFSGGAILGDRIRMNELTLDEGVFIRSMGTRGSLGGLSRKTADAVKILDAAGKDVIFIETVGVGQSEVDVVKAADTTMVVLVPGLGDDIQAIKAGILEIADIFAINKADRDGVDRLNTEIEMMLDLNQSQVDWRPLVKRTVASKGDGISELIAAIDEHFQHLKQSGQLAVRRTERTKNELLALLDEQIGRYVLKHITTGGNFDSLVVSIERREQDPYTVVTDLLHQVLR, encoded by the coding sequence ATGAATATTGTTGAAGAGGTGCTGGCAGGGTCCAAACGGGCCTTGGCCCGCGCCATCACCGCTGTGGAAAACGAATATGACGAAGCCGTCGAGATCATGCAAAAACTCTATCCCCACACCGGTAAAGCGCACGTTATCGGTATTACCGGACCTCCCGGCGCCGGTAAAAGCACACTTACCGATAAGCTGGCTAAAGAATACCGCCGTCAGGGAAAGACCATCGGGATTATTGCCGTTGACCCGACCAGCCCTTTTTCCGGTGGGGCTATTTTAGGCGACCGTATCCGGATGAATGAACTTACGCTTGATGAAGGTGTTTTCATCCGGAGTATGGGTACAAGGGGAAGCTTAGGCGGCTTATCGCGTAAAACGGCTGACGCCGTTAAAATACTGGATGCTGCCGGCAAAGACGTTATCTTCATTGAGACAGTGGGGGTTGGCCAGTCTGAAGTGGATGTGGTCAAAGCTGCTGACACCACCATGGTGGTACTGGTTCCTGGCCTTGGCGATGACATTCAGGCTATTAAAGCGGGTATTTTAGAAATTGCCGACATATTTGCCATCAACAAAGCTGACAGGGATGGCGTCGACCGCCTTAACACCGAAATAGAGATGATGCTTGATTTAAATCAGAGTCAGGTTGACTGGCGGCCGCTGGTAAAACGGACGGTGGCCAGCAAAGGTGATGGCATCTCTGAACTTATTGCTGCTATCGATGAACATTTTCAACACTTGAAACAGTCCGGACAATTGGCTGTACGTCGTACTGAACGCACTAAAAACGAATTACTTGCGCTTCTTGATGAACAAATTGGCCGGTATGTGCTCAAACATATTACAACTGGTGGAAATTTTGACTCTTTAGTAGTGTCAATTGAAAGACGGGAACAAGACCCGTATACTGTTGTTACTGACCTTTTACACCAAGTATTGCGTTAG
- the epi_3 gene encoding Ethylmalonyl-CoA/methylmalonyl-CoA epimerase: MSVNARKFKVLRVDHIGIAVKDLEQAKKFYTDVLGMTAMGEEVVEQQKVKVCFIPCGDSEVELLESTSPDGPVAKFIEKNGEGIQHIALRVDNIEAALADLKEQGVRLIDESPRYGAGGASIAFVHPKATGGILLELSERK; encoded by the coding sequence ATGTCCGTAAATGCTCGCAAATTTAAAGTTCTCAGAGTTGACCATATTGGTATCGCAGTTAAGGATTTGGAACAAGCCAAGAAGTTTTACACTGATGTACTTGGTATGACTGCTATGGGTGAAGAAGTTGTTGAACAGCAAAAAGTTAAAGTATGTTTCATTCCGTGCGGTGACAGCGAAGTTGAACTGTTAGAGTCAACTTCACCGGACGGCCCGGTTGCCAAGTTCATTGAAAAAAACGGCGAAGGGATTCAGCATATTGCCTTACGGGTTGATAACATTGAAGCGGCGCTGGCTGACCTTAAGGAACAGGGGGTTCGCCTGATCGACGAATCGCCGCGCTATGGCGCCGGCGGAGCCAGCATTGCTTTCGTTCATCCGAAAGCAACTGGCGGAATTTTACTGGAGCTTTCTGAAAGAAAATAA
- the rex1 gene encoding Redox-sensing transcriptional repressor Rex 1, whose translation MKENKENAVISKATIDRLPLYYRTLKLSQEEGIEIISSEELGRKIGVTPEQIRKDLSAFGEFGKKGVGYYVRELMRNIGEILGLNRTWNIAIVGVGHLGWALANYANFSPQGFQLRAIFDIDPEKIGRYINEVEIFHIDTMNEIISARDIQIGIITVPADHAQNIADRLVEAGIKGIWNFAPIKIDVPPNVHVISEDLSVGLSSISYYISRQH comes from the coding sequence ATGAAAGAAAACAAAGAAAATGCCGTCATCTCAAAAGCAACAATTGACAGGCTACCGCTTTATTACCGTACCCTTAAACTCAGCCAGGAAGAAGGTATAGAAATAATCTCATCCGAAGAATTGGGGCGAAAGATTGGCGTTACTCCTGAGCAAATTCGCAAGGACTTATCAGCTTTCGGTGAGTTTGGTAAAAAAGGTGTAGGCTACTATGTCCGGGAACTTATGCGTAACATCGGCGAAATTCTGGGTTTAAACCGCACTTGGAACATAGCCATTGTCGGCGTTGGTCACTTAGGTTGGGCGCTGGCCAATTATGCTAATTTTTCACCACAAGGATTCCAACTGAGGGCCATTTTCGACATTGACCCTGAAAAGATAGGACGGTATATAAATGAAGTGGAGATTTTCCATATTGATACAATGAACGAAATCATCAGCGCGCGTGATATTCAAATTGGTATAATAACTGTACCTGCTGATCATGCCCAAAATATTGCTGACAGATTAGTTGAAGCCGGAATCAAAGGTATTTGGAACTTCGCGCCGATTAAAATAGACGTACCTCCTAACGTTCATGTCATCAGCGAAGATTTATCGGTTGGTCTTAGTAGTATTTCATACTACATTTCGCGGCAACATTAA
- the scpA_2 gene encoding Methylmalonyl-CoA mutase yields the protein MEKRIRVLVAKPGLDGHDRGAKVVARALRDAGFEVIYTGLRQTPEQIVEAALQEDVNVVAMSLLSGAHNHLFPRVVDLCKQKGLNDVLIIGGGVIPDADIPGLKAAGVAEVFTPGTPTSSIIEFIKTNVK from the coding sequence ATGGAAAAACGTATTAGAGTATTGGTAGCAAAGCCTGGCCTGGACGGTCATGACCGCGGCGCCAAAGTCGTAGCCCGCGCTCTCCGTGACGCCGGTTTTGAAGTAATTTATACCGGTCTCCGGCAGACTCCGGAGCAAATTGTTGAAGCAGCTCTGCAAGAAGACGTAAATGTAGTGGCTATGAGCCTGTTATCCGGCGCTCATAACCACCTCTTCCCCCGTGTTGTTGACTTGTGTAAGCAAAAAGGCTTAAATGATGTGCTGATTATCGGCGGCGGTGTTATTCCTGATGCTGACATTCCTGGCCTCAAAGCCGCCGGTGTTGCCGAAGTATTTACTCCTGGCACCCCGACCAGCAGCATTATTGAATTTATCAAAACCAACGTAAAATAA
- the bhbA_2 gene encoding Methylmalonyl-CoA mutase has translation MCTANMDSLKQKMAEYTGKVEKALAKFPERKNLPHNRLYTPLDIEGTDYERDIGFPGQYPFTRGVQPTMYRGRFWTMRMYAGFSTAEESNKRYRYLLESGGTGLSCAFDLPTQIGYDSDDPISEGEVGKVGVAIDSLADMEILFDGIDLGKVSTSMTINAPASVLLAMYIAVAEKQGVSPDKLNGTIQNDILKEYAARGTYIFPPKPSMRLITNIFEYCSKNVPNWNTISISGYHIREAGSTATQEIAFTIADGIAYVDAAIKAGLNVDDFAGRLSFFWNAHNNVLEEVAKFRASRRIWAKVMKERFGATNPKSWMLRVHTQTAGSMLTAQQPDNNIIRVALQTAAAVLGGTQSLHTNSKDEALALPTEDSVRIALRTQQIVAYESGLADVVDPLAGSYYIEALTNQIEKEAWEYIKKIDDMGGAVVAIEKGYIQREIQESAYKWQMEVENKQRIIVGVNQFQIEEKPVEGLLRVDASVGELQKKKLAELRARRDNAAVKDKLAALEAGCKDESVNLMPLILDAVKAYATLGEICGVMRKVFGEYEAHVSL, from the coding sequence ATGTGCACAGCTAACATGGATAGCTTAAAACAAAAAATGGCTGAGTACACCGGCAAGGTGGAAAAGGCATTAGCAAAATTCCCAGAACGCAAAAATCTCCCTCACAACAGGCTCTACACCCCGCTTGATATTGAGGGTACTGATTATGAAAGAGATATTGGTTTTCCGGGACAATATCCGTTCACTCGCGGTGTGCAGCCGACTATGTACCGTGGCCGTTTCTGGACTATGCGTATGTATGCCGGTTTTTCAACTGCTGAAGAGTCCAATAAGCGTTACCGCTACCTGCTAGAGTCGGGTGGCACAGGTTTGTCCTGCGCTTTCGACTTGCCGACCCAGATCGGTTATGATTCAGATGATCCCATTTCTGAGGGCGAAGTAGGTAAAGTAGGCGTGGCAATCGATTCTTTAGCTGATATGGAAATCCTGTTTGACGGCATTGACCTGGGAAAAGTATCAACTTCCATGACCATCAATGCTCCGGCTTCCGTACTTTTGGCCATGTACATTGCGGTTGCCGAGAAGCAAGGCGTAAGCCCTGACAAGCTTAACGGCACCATCCAAAATGATATTCTTAAAGAATATGCTGCGCGTGGTACTTATATATTCCCGCCTAAGCCTTCCATGCGGCTTATTACTAATATCTTCGAATATTGCTCGAAAAATGTTCCTAACTGGAATACTATTTCGATCTCCGGCTACCATATCCGTGAAGCCGGCTCGACCGCTACTCAGGAGATCGCCTTTACCATCGCCGACGGTATTGCTTATGTAGATGCTGCAATTAAAGCCGGCCTTAACGTCGACGATTTTGCGGGACGTTTGTCCTTCTTCTGGAACGCCCATAATAATGTGCTTGAAGAAGTTGCCAAGTTCCGTGCTTCCCGCCGCATATGGGCTAAAGTGATGAAAGAGCGTTTTGGTGCTACCAACCCCAAGTCCTGGATGCTGCGCGTACATACTCAGACTGCCGGTTCCATGCTTACCGCCCAGCAGCCTGACAACAATATTATTCGCGTTGCTCTCCAGACGGCGGCGGCAGTACTTGGCGGTACCCAGTCACTCCACACCAACTCCAAAGACGAGGCGTTGGCGCTGCCAACCGAAGATTCGGTACGTATCGCGCTCCGCACCCAGCAAATCGTGGCTTACGAAAGCGGTTTGGCTGATGTTGTTGACCCGCTGGCCGGTTCCTACTATATTGAAGCCCTTACCAATCAAATCGAAAAAGAAGCTTGGGAATACATCAAGAAAATTGACGACATGGGCGGTGCTGTTGTGGCCATCGAAAAAGGCTATATTCAGCGCGAAATTCAAGAAAGCGCCTACAAATGGCAGATGGAAGTGGAAAACAAACAACGCATTATTGTTGGTGTCAACCAGTTTCAAATTGAAGAAAAACCGGTCGAAGGTCTGCTGCGCGTCGACGCGTCTGTCGGCGAACTGCAAAAGAAAAAGCTGGCTGAACTGCGTGCCCGCCGCGATAACGCAGCTGTTAAAGATAAACTTGCTGCGCTTGAAGCCGGTTGTAAAGATGAGAGCGTCAATCTTATGCCGCTTATTCTTGATGCCGTTAAGGCCTATGCAACTCTTGGAGAAATTTGTGGCGTAATGCGTAAAGTATTCGGTGAATACGAAGCACATGTAAGCTTATAA
- the hndD_3 gene encoding NADP-reducing hydrogenase subunit HndD gives MEMVNITIDGQKVAVPKTSTVLEAAISLGIKIPTLCYHPELRVEGACRVCMVEVEGARSLVASCVYPVNEGMVVRTNTAAVREARKMVVELLLANHPSDCLSCQRNLNCELQNIAADLGVREIRFDGEKKDYPLDANNPSLVRDQNKCILCGRCIRACSERQGVHVYSFANRGFNTTVVPAFSLGLNDVACTYCGQCAAVCPTGAIVEKNDTQEVWKALSDPSKHVIVQTAPAVRVALGEALGLPHGSIVTGKMVAALKRLGFDKVFDTDFTADLTIWEEGSEFIDRLKNGGKLPMITSCSPGWVNFIELKYPDLLDHLSTAKSPQQMFGALAKTYYAEKAGIDPKDIISVSIMPCTAKKAEAVRPEMKSSGYQDVDYVLTTRELARMIREAGITFAGLEEAEFDAPLGIGSGAGVIFGATGGVMEAALRTVVKLVTGKELDNIEFHAVRGMTGIKEAEVPVTEDFTAKVAVAHTLANARVLLDKIRAGEADYHFIEIMACPGGCSGGGGQPIITSAEHRQKRLDAIYECDKRSNIRKSHDNPAVIELYETWLGKPLGEKSHHLLHTHYHPQKRI, from the coding sequence ATGGAAATGGTTAATATAACAATCGATGGACAGAAAGTAGCTGTGCCGAAGACATCGACTGTTCTGGAAGCCGCAATTTCGCTCGGAATCAAAATTCCGACTTTATGCTATCATCCTGAACTGCGCGTGGAAGGGGCTTGCCGGGTATGCATGGTTGAAGTGGAAGGGGCGCGTAGCTTGGTAGCGTCCTGTGTTTATCCGGTAAATGAAGGCATGGTTGTCCGTACGAACACTGCTGCTGTACGCGAAGCCCGTAAAATGGTCGTTGAGCTTTTGCTGGCCAACCACCCGAGTGATTGCTTGTCTTGTCAACGTAACCTAAATTGTGAATTGCAAAATATCGCCGCTGATCTCGGCGTTCGTGAAATCAGATTTGACGGCGAGAAGAAAGACTACCCGCTTGATGCTAATAACCCCTCGCTGGTACGCGACCAGAACAAATGCATCTTATGTGGACGCTGTATCCGCGCTTGCAGCGAGCGTCAGGGCGTACATGTCTACAGCTTTGCCAATCGGGGCTTTAATACTACTGTTGTTCCGGCCTTTAGCTTAGGTCTTAACGACGTAGCCTGTACCTATTGCGGCCAATGTGCTGCAGTATGTCCTACCGGGGCTATTGTGGAAAAAAATGACACCCAGGAAGTATGGAAAGCCCTGAGCGATCCGTCCAAACATGTTATTGTTCAGACTGCTCCGGCCGTGCGGGTGGCTTTGGGCGAAGCCCTTGGATTACCACATGGTTCAATCGTTACCGGTAAAATGGTTGCTGCTTTAAAACGATTGGGCTTTGACAAAGTATTTGATACTGATTTCACGGCCGACCTTACCATTTGGGAAGAAGGTTCTGAGTTTATCGATCGTCTTAAGAATGGCGGTAAACTTCCTATGATTACTTCCTGCAGTCCTGGTTGGGTCAACTTCATTGAGTTAAAGTATCCTGACCTATTAGATCATCTGTCGACAGCTAAATCGCCGCAACAAATGTTTGGCGCGCTGGCTAAGACATACTATGCTGAAAAGGCCGGCATTGATCCCAAGGATATTATTTCAGTATCAATCATGCCATGTACCGCAAAGAAGGCGGAAGCTGTTCGCCCTGAAATGAAATCCAGCGGTTACCAGGATGTTGATTATGTCTTGACTACCCGTGAACTAGCCCGTATGATTCGCGAAGCCGGTATAACCTTTGCCGGTCTGGAAGAGGCAGAATTTGACGCCCCGCTGGGCATTGGCTCAGGTGCTGGCGTTATCTTCGGTGCTACCGGCGGCGTAATGGAAGCTGCCCTCCGGACAGTTGTTAAACTGGTAACCGGTAAAGAGCTTGACAATATCGAGTTCCATGCTGTTCGTGGTATGACCGGTATCAAAGAAGCTGAGGTTCCGGTTACAGAAGATTTTACAGCTAAGGTTGCCGTCGCTCATACTTTAGCCAACGCCCGCGTATTGCTTGATAAAATCCGCGCCGGCGAAGCCGATTATCATTTCATCGAAATCATGGCATGTCCGGGCGGTTGCTCAGGCGGCGGTGGACAGCCCATCATCACCTCAGCCGAACACCGGCAAAAACGTCTTGATGCCATTTATGAATGTGACAAGCGCTCAAATATCCGGAAGAGCCACGATAATCCGGCTGTTATCGAACTGTATGAAACATGGCTGGGCAAACCGCTGGGAGAAAAATCGCACCACCTGTTGCATACCCATTATCATCCGCAAAAGCGTATTTAA